Proteins encoded by one window of Streptococcus sanguinis:
- the sufC gene encoding Fe-S cluster assembly ATPase SufC, translated as MSVLEIKDLHVEIEGKKILKGVNLTLKTGEVAAIMGPNGTGKSTLSAAIMGNPNYEVTQGEVLFDGVNILELEVDERARMGLFLAMQYPSEIPGITNAEFLRAAMNAGKEDEEKISVRDFIMKLDEKMELLNMKEEMAERYLNEGFSGGEKKRNEILQLLMLEPTFALLDEIDSGLDIDALKVVSKGVNAMRGEGFGAMIITHYQRLLNYITPDVVHVMMDGKVVLSGGPELAVRLEKEGYAKLAEELGFTYTEEA; from the coding sequence ATGTCTGTCTTAGAAATTAAAGATCTTCATGTTGAAATCGAAGGGAAAAAAATTCTCAAAGGGGTGAATCTCACTCTGAAAACGGGAGAGGTCGCAGCTATTATGGGCCCAAATGGAACAGGGAAGTCCACCTTGTCTGCAGCAATTATGGGCAATCCTAACTACGAAGTGACTCAAGGAGAAGTGCTTTTTGATGGAGTCAATATCTTAGAATTGGAAGTGGATGAGCGTGCTCGCATGGGACTCTTCCTGGCTATGCAGTACCCTAGTGAAATTCCTGGTATTACTAACGCAGAGTTTCTCCGTGCAGCTATGAATGCTGGCAAAGAAGACGAGGAAAAAATCTCCGTCCGCGACTTTATCATGAAGCTGGATGAAAAGATGGAACTGCTCAACATGAAAGAAGAAATGGCTGAGCGCTACCTTAATGAAGGCTTCTCTGGTGGTGAAAAGAAACGCAATGAAATCCTGCAGTTGCTCATGCTTGAGCCGACTTTTGCACTCTTGGATGAGATTGACTCAGGTCTTGATATCGATGCTCTTAAGGTTGTGTCCAAAGGGGTTAATGCTATGCGCGGTGAAGGCTTTGGTGCTATGATTATCACCCACTACCAACGCCTGCTCAACTATATCACTCCAGATGTGGTTCATGTCATGATGGATGGTAAAGTCGTTCTTTCTGGCGGTCCTGAATTGGCAGTCCGCTTGGAGAAAGAAGGCTATGCTAAATTGGCTGAAGAGTTGGGCTTCACCTATACCGAAGAAGCCTAG